A DNA window from Streptomyces sp. 71268 contains the following coding sequences:
- a CDS encoding LuxR C-terminal-related transcriptional regulator → MSIDSRTPRAVDRPTCACPHPDDAGRPTAAEARNAYGTLVRQAMGTPPADTAGGGPLPDGVARWLIERRLLSGDRAAVRSVERALRELVAAQQQRLRSAASSLEAGMRAIDDVLGLLPSTRVDGVHTAEVEFFRDRELFRKRLHEFDALGREEVIVMRMSLPGAKVLDASLVNDLHMLDQGVRWRMVVSPAATRAPSARRYLDTLVARGARLRVGTAVPAHFASFDHAVTVLSLGAAPHFEDGDAIVHSPLLALCFQQVFEYGWAAGRPYATDQAGERSEEEFTAQEREIVNLMALGVKDESIARRLGCSDRTLRRLMTHLMQKLGAASRFEAGARAARLGLLTHDG, encoded by the coding sequence ATGTCCATCGACTCCCGTACGCCGCGTGCCGTGGACCGCCCGACCTGTGCCTGCCCCCACCCGGACGACGCCGGCCGCCCGACCGCGGCCGAGGCCAGGAACGCCTACGGGACGCTCGTGCGGCAGGCCATGGGCACGCCCCCGGCGGACACCGCCGGGGGCGGCCCGTTGCCGGACGGGGTGGCGCGCTGGCTGATCGAGCGCCGACTGCTCAGCGGGGACCGGGCCGCGGTCCGCTCCGTCGAGCGCGCGCTGCGCGAACTCGTCGCCGCCCAGCAGCAGCGGCTGCGCTCGGCCGCCTCCTCGCTGGAGGCCGGCATGCGGGCCATCGACGACGTGTTGGGGCTGCTCCCGTCCACCCGGGTGGACGGGGTGCACACCGCGGAGGTCGAGTTCTTCCGGGACCGGGAACTCTTCCGCAAGCGGCTGCACGAGTTCGACGCGCTGGGCCGCGAGGAGGTGATCGTCATGCGGATGTCGCTGCCGGGCGCCAAGGTGTTGGACGCCAGTCTCGTCAACGACCTGCACATGCTCGACCAGGGCGTGCGCTGGCGGATGGTGGTCTCTCCGGCGGCGACCCGCGCCCCGAGCGCCCGCCGCTACCTCGACACCCTGGTCGCCCGGGGCGCCCGGCTGCGGGTGGGCACGGCCGTCCCCGCCCACTTCGCCTCCTTCGACCACGCGGTGACCGTGCTCTCGCTCGGCGCCGCACCGCACTTCGAGGACGGCGACGCCATCGTGCACAGTCCGCTGCTGGCGCTCTGCTTCCAGCAGGTCTTCGAGTACGGCTGGGCCGCGGGCCGCCCCTACGCCACCGACCAGGCGGGTGAGCGCTCCGAGGAGGAGTTCACCGCGCAGGAGCGGGAGATCGTGAACCTGATGGCCCTCGGCGTCAAGGACGAGAGCATCGCCCGCCGCCTCGGCTGCTCGGACCGCACCCTCAGACGCCTGATGACCCATCTCATGCAGAAGCTGGGCGCCGCGAGCCGGTTCGAGGCCGGAGCGCGCGCCGCCCGCCTCGGCCTCCTCACCCACGACGGCTGA
- a CDS encoding YfhO family protein encodes MISLVIGDALARSFPFGSRTRNVNDLGNQFVPYHAHLWDMLHGEADGDVLINWQSGYGSSFLPDLGTYLTSPFAVLVGLFPRDEIDLAVYVISVLKIATAGAVMAWLLRTVRTGPWWVAGALGASYALCGWTLATAVCNPMWLDGLIALPLLCLVGEWALARRRTITGTVLVAGAWVANFYTAYMATIGAALFVIARLAIDRPAHVVTAVTGPPRGGPDSAPSAESETAAAQHLAAEPVTEPVTDAGDEDRDKAGSGRGSPAAPTGPAPAPRPSVLRLLGELWRPLVSLLLGVGLAAPLVSVIYAGTGEAYPGRDTEFVAEPWQDVFARLLPGGYGYNSPSLYVDTAALLLALTLPFNTAVPRRVRYGWSALVVAVLLSFQWKPTHLAWHAFTTPNGSQFRQTFVLCALLVIAAWLSLAHARPTWRALLGGGGVLAALTLAARDSQLLYAWSVPIMLAGAATLALALALWRVADARRRPLLVVLAAVLLVGSQVGQSAATLAVSDRKRLAHMDDYAPWGERQREQREAIQAADGWPAYRTEPGRQQTVGNDPMMVGGQGAQYYSSLTSDVLSRTMTALGGGWTSGGRSVQSLDNPVTDVIFSVGARLYSPPDPHQRWNPRHPGPVVTVRQKVPPLVTVRPPGPRPAYGTSAYRNQELLLGARVYDVPRYTLHLTDRPQLPRTRDGGYRVPARHRAADPTAQVKAVCRPGSSVFLWAPRYWGKADLRDGRGPQADFRGDYPPKRSAAMQELGRTPANGQVRITLTAMHGGSVPKGAIGCLDRGKLRAAADRLTDRGATDVSVDGATVRATVPAGSRGTAVVAMPNIKGWECAAGGSSRPATSYLGLVSMPLDGEATTVSCTFQPPGLRGGAAAAGLALLGLVSIGAWRAWRARQAGRVPAGHPSTSAASHD; translated from the coding sequence ATGATTTCCCTGGTTATCGGCGACGCCCTGGCCCGCAGCTTTCCCTTCGGGTCACGCACGCGGAACGTCAATGACCTGGGGAACCAGTTCGTGCCGTACCACGCGCACCTGTGGGACATGCTGCACGGCGAGGCCGACGGCGACGTGCTCATCAACTGGCAGTCCGGCTACGGCTCCAGCTTCCTGCCGGACCTGGGCACCTATCTGACGAGCCCCTTCGCGGTGCTCGTCGGGCTCTTCCCACGGGACGAGATCGACCTCGCCGTCTACGTCATCTCCGTACTCAAGATCGCCACGGCCGGCGCCGTCATGGCCTGGCTGCTGCGCACCGTGCGCACCGGCCCCTGGTGGGTCGCCGGAGCGCTGGGCGCCTCGTACGCGCTGTGCGGCTGGACGCTGGCCACCGCGGTGTGCAACCCCATGTGGCTGGACGGTCTGATCGCCCTGCCGCTGCTGTGCCTGGTCGGCGAGTGGGCGCTGGCCCGCCGGCGGACGATCACGGGCACCGTGCTCGTCGCCGGCGCGTGGGTGGCCAACTTCTACACGGCGTACATGGCCACCATCGGCGCCGCGCTGTTCGTCATCGCCCGGCTGGCCATCGACCGCCCGGCGCACGTCGTCACCGCCGTGACCGGGCCCCCGCGCGGGGGCCCGGACTCCGCGCCGAGCGCGGAGTCCGAGACCGCCGCCGCCCAGCACCTGGCGGCCGAACCGGTCACGGAACCGGTCACCGACGCGGGCGACGAAGACCGCGACAAGGCCGGCTCCGGACGTGGGTCACCGGCCGCGCCCACCGGCCCGGCCCCCGCCCCGCGCCCCTCCGTCCTGCGACTCCTCGGCGAGCTGTGGCGGCCCCTGGTCAGCCTGCTGCTCGGCGTCGGCCTGGCCGCGCCGCTGGTCAGCGTCATCTACGCCGGCACCGGCGAGGCGTACCCGGGCCGCGACACCGAGTTCGTCGCCGAGCCGTGGCAGGACGTGTTCGCCCGGCTGCTGCCCGGCGGCTACGGCTACAACTCGCCCTCGCTCTACGTCGACACCGCCGCCCTGCTCCTCGCGCTCACCCTGCCGTTCAACACGGCCGTACCGCGCCGCGTGCGGTACGGCTGGTCCGCGCTGGTCGTCGCCGTGCTGCTGTCCTTCCAGTGGAAGCCCACCCACCTGGCCTGGCACGCCTTCACCACCCCCAACGGCAGCCAGTTCCGGCAGACGTTCGTGCTGTGCGCCCTGCTCGTGATCGCTGCCTGGCTCTCACTCGCCCACGCCAGGCCCACCTGGCGGGCCCTGCTCGGTGGCGGCGGCGTCCTCGCGGCCCTCACGCTCGCCGCGCGCGACAGCCAACTCCTGTACGCGTGGTCCGTCCCGATCATGCTGGCCGGCGCCGCCACCCTGGCGCTCGCCCTCGCGCTCTGGCGGGTCGCGGACGCCCGTCGGCGCCCCCTGCTCGTGGTGCTCGCCGCCGTGCTCCTGGTAGGCTCGCAGGTCGGGCAGTCCGCCGCGACGCTGGCCGTCAGCGACCGCAAGCGGCTGGCCCACATGGACGACTACGCGCCCTGGGGCGAGCGGCAGCGCGAGCAGCGCGAGGCCATCCAGGCCGCGGACGGCTGGCCCGCCTACCGCACCGAACCCGGCCGCCAACAGACCGTCGGCAACGACCCGATGATGGTCGGCGGCCAGGGCGCGCAGTACTACAGCAGCCTCACCTCCGACGTGCTCAGCCGCACCATGACCGCGCTCGGCGGCGGTTGGACCTCGGGCGGCCGGTCGGTGCAGAGCCTGGACAACCCGGTCACCGACGTCATCTTCTCCGTCGGCGCCCGGCTGTACTCGCCGCCGGACCCGCACCAGCGGTGGAACCCGCGCCACCCCGGGCCGGTGGTCACCGTGCGCCAGAAGGTCCCGCCGCTGGTGACCGTGCGCCCGCCCGGGCCGCGCCCCGCGTACGGCACCTCGGCCTACCGCAACCAGGAACTGCTTCTCGGCGCCCGCGTGTACGACGTCCCCCGCTACACGCTGCACCTGACCGACCGCCCGCAACTGCCCCGCACCCGCGACGGCGGCTACCGGGTGCCGGCCCGGCACCGCGCGGCCGACCCGACGGCGCAGGTGAAGGCCGTCTGCCGGCCCGGCAGCTCCGTCTTCCTGTGGGCGCCGCGCTACTGGGGCAAGGCCGACCTGCGCGACGGGCGCGGCCCGCAGGCCGACTTCCGGGGCGACTACCCGCCCAAGCGCAGCGCGGCCATGCAGGAACTCGGCCGCACCCCGGCCAACGGCCAGGTGCGCATCACGCTCACCGCCATGCACGGCGGCTCCGTACCCAAGGGCGCGATCGGCTGCCTGGACCGGGGCAAGCTCCGGGCCGCCGCCGACCGGCTGACCGACCGTGGCGCCACCGACGTCAGCGTGGACGGCGCCACCGTGCGCGCCACCGTGCCCGCCGGCAGCCGCGGCACCGCCGTGGTCGCCATGCCCAACATCAAGGGCTGGGAGTGCGCGGCCGGCGGCTCCAGCCGCCCCGCCACCTCCTACCTCGGCCTCGTCTCGATGCCGCTCGACGGCGAGGCCACCACCGTGAGCTGCACCTTCCAGCCGCCCGGCCTGCGCGGCGGCGCGGCCGCCGCCGGCCTGGCGCTGCTCGGACTCGTCTCGATCGGCGCCTGGCGCGCCTGGCGGGCGCGACAGGCCGGCCGCGTGCCGGCCGGCCACCCCTCGACCAGCGCGGCCAGCCATGACTGA
- a CDS encoding glycosyltransferase family 2 protein — protein sequence MLISIVVPCFNEEAVIDRFHEHLVVELLTIQHEFEFVYVDDGSKDDTLSMLKRLAGTDARVRYVSFSRNFGKEAAMFAGLRNAAGDAVVIMDADLQHPPELVGRMVELREAGHDQVIAKRTRDGDRVTRTWMARGYYRLVNRLVDVELVDGVGDFRLLSRRAVDAVLQLTEYNRFSKGLFAWVGFPSVTFEYRNAVREEGRSKWSFSQLLNYGADGVISFNNKPLRAAVYLGLSLLSVAVLYAAWIVGRVLVDGVDTPGYATLLVVMTALAGVQMVMVGVIGEYIGRIYYEVKRRPHYLVQSTNVDQRADVKDLVR from the coding sequence ATGCTGATCTCGATAGTCGTCCCGTGTTTCAACGAGGAAGCCGTGATCGACCGCTTCCACGAGCACCTCGTCGTTGAGCTCCTCACCATTCAGCACGAGTTCGAGTTCGTGTACGTGGACGACGGGAGCAAGGACGACACGCTCTCCATGCTCAAGCGGCTCGCCGGGACCGACGCGCGGGTGCGCTACGTCTCGTTCAGCCGGAACTTCGGCAAGGAGGCCGCGATGTTCGCCGGCCTGCGTAACGCGGCCGGCGACGCGGTGGTCATCATGGACGCCGACCTCCAGCACCCGCCCGAGCTGGTGGGACGCATGGTCGAACTGCGGGAGGCCGGCCACGACCAGGTGATCGCCAAGCGCACCCGGGACGGCGACCGCGTGACCCGTACCTGGATGGCCCGTGGTTACTACCGGCTGGTGAACCGACTGGTCGACGTGGAACTCGTGGACGGCGTCGGCGATTTCCGACTGCTCTCCCGGCGCGCGGTGGATGCCGTACTCCAGCTCACCGAGTACAACCGCTTTTCCAAGGGACTGTTCGCCTGGGTGGGTTTCCCCAGCGTCACCTTCGAATACCGTAACGCGGTACGGGAGGAGGGACGGAGCAAGTGGTCATTCAGCCAATTGCTCAACTACGGTGCCGATGGTGTGATCTCGTTCAACAACAAGCCGCTGCGCGCCGCGGTGTATCTGGGGCTGTCGTTGCTCTCCGTTGCCGTGCTCTACGCGGCGTGGATTGTCGGCAGGGTATTGGTCGACGGGGTGGACACACCGGGCTATGCGACGCTGCTCGTGGTCATGACCGCGCTGGCCGGCGTGCAGATGGTCATGGTGGGCGTGATCGGCGAATACATCGGACGGATCTACTACGAGGTGAAGCGCCGCCCGCACTACCTCGTCCAGAGCACCAACGTGGACCAGAGGGCCGACGTCAAGGACCTGGTGCGGTGA
- a CDS encoding GtrA family protein gives MAGQFLRFGLVGVVNTGTYYLSYLVLLRWMPYLAAHVVAFALSTVGSYFLNVYVTYRTRPAWRTFLLFPLTTVANFTITTGGVYVLVDLAGMNDKASPLIAAAAAVPITFLVSRTIMVGPAINGTPTPGKEEPPSLLRR, from the coding sequence ATCGCCGGACAATTCCTGCGGTTCGGCCTGGTGGGAGTCGTCAACACCGGCACGTACTACCTCAGCTACCTCGTCCTGCTGCGCTGGATGCCCTATCTGGCGGCGCACGTCGTGGCCTTCGCGCTGAGCACCGTCGGCTCGTACTTCCTGAACGTGTACGTCACCTACCGCACGCGCCCGGCCTGGCGCACCTTCCTGCTCTTCCCGCTGACCACGGTCGCCAACTTCACCATCACCACGGGCGGCGTCTACGTACTGGTCGACCTCGCGGGAATGAACGACAAGGCGTCACCACTGATCGCCGCGGCGGCCGCCGTCCCGATCACCTTCCTCGTCTCCCGAACGATCATGGTCGGCCCGGCGATCAACGGCACCCCGACGCCGGGGAAGGAGGAGCCGCCCTCCCTGCTGCGCCGGTGA